The following is a genomic window from Nitrospira sp..
ACCTCGATATCCGTCCGATGGCCAAAATGCTCGGCGATCCAATGCCCCTGATGGCCGGTGCAGAACACCAGGCGTCGGAATCCCTGCGAGACCGCCTGATCGACCGGCAGTTCCAGAAACGGCCGGCCGTCGATCAAGGCCATCGGCTTAGGCCGGTCAGCGACGACCGACCGCAGCCTGGTTCCCAGACCTCCGCACAGAATGACGATGGTGACATCGACTTGGTTCATTAGGCGGCGTTCCTCTTCCATTCCTGCAGGCTTTGCGCGGCCAGGTTCACGAGACTCTGTTTCTCTCCCCAGGCCGGCGCGCGCGTGATCGGCACGTCCTGTTGGTAGAACACGATTTGGCTGCCCGCCCTCTCGAATTGAAACGGCACATGGAGCAGTCCTGGAAGCGCCGCATGAATCTTCGCGTGCAACTCGGGTTTCGCGAAAATAAGCATGAACCCGCCGCCGCCGGCGCCAAGCAGTTTGCCTCCCAGCGCCCCGGCTCCCCTGGCCGCGTCATAGATCTGGTCGATAAAGGGTGTTGTAATTTTGCTGGTGAGCCCGCGCTTGACCATCCAGGCTTCGTGAAGCAGTTCGCCGAAATCGCTCAGATCGTGATCGCCCGTGAGGATGGACACGCCCTCCTGCACCATTTGCAACATGGCAAAGAGTTCGACGCGGCGCTGTTTGGTTTTCTCGATCTGCTCCTTGGCGATATCCGATGCCGTGCGGGAAAACCCCGTGAAGTACAGCAACAGGTGATCCTGAAATGCCTGCAACCGCTCCGGCTTCATAATGATCGGGGTATATCCGACCTCTCCAGTCTGCCCAAAGTTGAGCCGGCAGAGTCCTCCGTAGGCAGCCAGCATCTGGTCTTGCGAGCCGACGGATTCCTGCAAGATCTCCTGCTCGACATGAATAGCCGCTTGCGCCAGTTCCGCTTTGGCCGGCATGCGATGGCGAAGGGCATAGAGGGCATGCAGCAGGCCGACGGTAAAGGAGGAACTGGACCCCAGCCCGGTTCTGGCCGGCAGATCGCCGTCGTGATGGATCTCAAGACCGTCCGTTACATTCAAATATTGCAGCACGCCCTTGACTGCAGGATGCTCGATCTCGGCATTGTCCTTCGCATGCTCGATTCTCGAATAGGCAATGCGCGTCTTATGCTCGAAGAACGGCGGGAGGTGCCGGCAGCTGATATAACAATACTTATCGATGGTGGTGGCGAGCACGGCGCCGCCGTGTTCTTTAAACCACACGGGATAATCGGTTCCGCCTCCGAAGAAGGAAATGCGAAAGGGTGTGCGGCTGATAATCATCGAGCCCCTCCTTCGATTCGCGCTCTCACCGCGCTAGACATTGCCGTATCCCGTGCCGGACACGATGGTGTAGCACTTCGTCAATTCCCGGATGCCGCGCGCGAGCGGCCAATCCGGCTTGAATCCGGTCGAGAGAATCCGTTCGTTCGACACGATGTAATCCCGTTTGTCGGGATCTTCTCCGATCGGCGCTTCGAAGAAGACAAACTGCGGAATCAGTGTCTTAATTTCCTGGCACAACTCCAATTTCGAGAGGTTCGCGTCGTCCAAGCCGACGTTGTAGGCTCGATTCTTCATGCTGTCGAAATGATCGATCGCATGGAGAAAGGCCTGTACGACGTCTCTGATATGGATATAGTTCCGTTTACAATGGCCTTCGAATACCACGACGGCCCGGTCATGCACCGCGCGCCAGACGAAGTCGTTGACCAGGAGATCCATCCGCATTCGAGGCGATGCGCCAAAGACGGTCGCCAGCCGGAGCGTGATCGCGTTGCCGCGATCCAGCACGACACGTTCGGCCTTGACCTTTGTCTCGCCATACAGGCTGATAGGCCGTAGCGGCGAATCCTCTGTACAGGGCACACCCGGCTGTCCGATGCCATACCCACTGTTAGTCACCGGAAAGATGATCTGCTGATTCAACGACGCGAGCTTCGCGATCATCTGCACGGCTTCAAAGTTAATGCTGTACGCCCCGACCCGGTCGCGATTGCATAACGGGGCACCGACCAGCGCGGCGAGCGGAATAATGATGTCCGCCTCGCGCAGGAGATCCGTCACCACGCGCTCATCCCGGCAATCGCCGCGCACAACCTGGAAGGCCTCGAAGGCGCAGCAATCCAGCAGGCTGTTTTGTCGATACATAAAATTATCCAGCACAGTGACGCGATAGCCGCGGTCGAGCAGCTGTTTGCAGAGCACCGCTCCGATATAGCCGGCGCCGCCGGTCACAAGGACATGTGTGCGTGGTGTCGTCATGGCGATCACAACTCCTTAGAACTGATGACTGAATGGACGCGACCCGTCTGCGATGTGCTCTCTTGATGAAGCCTGCCGCATAAACCAACGCACCGTTGTCTCCAGGCCATGCCGCAGACTGGTAAACCGGCAAGCGGGAAACCGATCAGAAAACGTCGCGCTACGCAAGCGCTTGACCAGCACGCCTTCAGGTTGAGTCGCGTCGAATACCATCGGCCCTGTATAGTCCATGACTGACGCGATGGTTTCGGCCAAGGTGCGAATCGTAATGCCGCTGTCCGGAGCAATGATGGTTGTGAGGGAATCGCTGCTGCGCTGAATCGCATCGACGACGATCTTGGCGACATCGTCAACAAAGACGAACTGACGCACCGCACGACCGCTGCCCCAGACGATAAACGGAGCCCCGGTGGTTTTGGCCAGCCAGCACCGATGAATCAGCGCGCCCACCACATGACTGCTTTCGGAATCGAAGGAGTCCTGCGGGCCATAAATTGTAACCGGCGTCAGCGTGGTCCACTGCCAGCCTTCTTCTTTCGCTACAAGACGGGTATGGAGATCCAGCATGCGCTTGGCGTAGCCGTATCCCGCATTACCGGCATAGGGCAGCGCCGTCTGCAGATCGATCTCAGTCGTGGCTCGGTCGGTAAAGATGGGGAACGCACAACTAGAGAGAAACGAGATCAGTCGCTGCACCCCAAGGGAGCGAGCCGCGGATAGCACTGCGGTATTGATCAACACATTCTCCTCAAAGAAACGGCTATTGTTCGCCGCATTTGTCTTCACGCCTCCGACCACACCGGCCAGATGGAGGATTTGCGCCGGCCTGATTTGTTCAAGCAGGCGGTGCGCCACGCTGCGGTCACGGAGGTCTCCGTCCGCGCGCGATAGAAAGATCGCGTCAGGCCGAAGCTTCCGTATGGCCGATCCCAGCAGGCCGGTTCCACCCGTGACCAATAGAGGCCCTGTCATGCGGCCTCCAGAACAACCTGTGAAATGGTCGCGACATCGTCCGGCGTCAGCGCGGCATGGTTCGGCAGAAAGAAGCCGCAATGATGTATCCGGTCGGCAACCGGGAAGCTCGCCGCTCCATACCGGTTGACCCAGAATGGGTGGAGCCCCAGATTGCCGGCTGAGAAAATGCGGGTTTCAATTCCGCGCGTCACAAGTGCGTGAACAATTCGCTGGCGTTGCTGGCGCGACTCCGCCAACAGACCGACCGAAATACTGGCCACCTGGCTGTTCTTCGGAGGACGTTGGGCATAGAAACTGGAACTGAGGCGGTCCAGATAGCGCGCATGGTTCGCCCGGCGCTGTTCCGTCATCCAGTCCAGCTTCTCGACTTGTCCGATTCCAATAAAGGCATTGAGATCGGTCGAGCGGAGATTGAATCCCGGTTCATAGAAGACAAAGGGAGAGTGAAAGTCATCGATCTGGTATTGGGTGACCAATGCGCGATGGGTCTCGGGACCCAGGTCTTTGCTCCACCCGTGACTTCGAAGCATCAACAGCAAATCGGCCAGCTCTTTGTCATTGGTCGAGACCATGCCGCCTTCAATGGTCGACATCTGATGGCCGAAGTAGAAGGAAAAACTGGCCATGTCGCCGAACGAGCCGACTTTCTGCCCGTCATAACTCGCACCAATGGCGGCGCAGGCATCTTCCAGCAACAGGAAGCCATAGCGCTCTTTCAGAGCCATCAGCTCCCGCATCTTATGCGGGACGCCCAATACCTGAACGAGCATGACCGTCTGCGGTTGATGTTGCTTCAACAGCTCTTCCAGGTGATTCAGATCCAAGCCGAAGGTGTCTGGGTCGGCTTCGCACATGATCGGCTCGAAGCCGAATTGAATCGCGGGAGCGATGGATGTCACCCAGCCGACGCTGGGCACAATGACTTTCTTGTTCCTCAAGCGTCCGGAAGCCAGCAGGGCGTAATACATGAGCAAGTTCGCCGACGATCCAGAATTGCAAAAGACGGAATGGGAGTCACCCAGCCATTGCGACCAACGCGATTCGAACTCGACGGTGATCGGGCCTTTCGTCAGGCGAGGATAGGTGTGCAGCCATTCCACTAAGCGATCGATGTCCTGCCGATCGATGGTGTCGTAAGCAAGGCACCATCGAGGATTCAAAGTCTGCGGCGCTGCATGACGGCCTTCCATGGCGTACGCTCCTCACTCGTGATGGCAATGGACTGAGTCCGGCATGAGCGGTTAGTACAAGTTATGTGCCATTGATTCCGTCATGGAATTCGAGAACTTGCCGAGGCACTGCAGAGGGGTGCACTATTCACCCGGCAAAATGTGCCGTGCAAAGAGGAAAGAACCGACAGGAGCAGAATCTGAAGGAGGATGTGTGAGCGGCGAGATTAGTGAAGTGGAATCGGATCGGCGGTTTTCTGCGAGGTCCATTGCTCGATGGCCTGTCGAACGGACCCGCCCCACCCGCGATATTCGATATATTCCATTTCGTGAAAGCGAAATTCGATGCCGAGCGTCCAAGACTCCTGTGTGGACTCGACACTTTTGACAAGCCCCGTCAAATTCGTGACATGCCCAAGCCCGGCCAGTTCAAACTCCATACGCAACGAGGTTCCTGCCCGCAGCCACGACGGAGCCTG
Proteins encoded in this region:
- a CDS encoding D,D-heptose 7-phosphate kinase (MaGe:77308350); translation: MIISRTPFRISFFGGGTDYPVWFKEHGGAVLATTIDKYCYISCRHLPPFFEHKTRIAYSRIEHAKDNAEIEHPAVKGVLQYLNVTDGLEIHHDGDLPARTGLGSSSSFTVGLLHALYALRHRMPAKAELAQAAIHVEQEILQESVGSQDQMLAAYGGLCRLNFGQTGEVGYTPIIMKPERLQAFQDHLLLYFTGFSRTASDIAKEQIEKTKQRRVELFAMLQMVQEGVSILTGDHDLSDFGELLHEAWMVKRGLTSKITTPFIDQIYDAARGAGALGGKLLGAGGGGFMLIFAKPELHAKIHAALPGLLHVPFQFERAGSQIVFYQQDVPITRAPAWGEKQSLVNLAAQSLQEWKRNAA
- a CDS encoding UDP-glucose 4-epimerase (MaGe:77308351) codes for the protein MTTPRTHVLVTGGAGYIGAVLCKQLLDRGYRVTVLDNFMYRQNSLLDCCAFEAFQVVRGDCRDERVVTDLLREADIIIPLAALVGAPLCNRDRVGAYSINFEAVQMIAKLASLNQQIIFPVTNSGYGIGQPGVPCTEDSPLRPISLYGETKVKAERVVLDRGNAITLRLATVFGASPRMRMDLLVNDFVWRAVHDRAVVVFEGHCKRNYIHIRDVVQAFLHAIDHFDSMKNRAYNVGLDDANLSKLELCQEIKTLIPQFVFFEAPIGEDPDKRDYIVSNERILSTGFKPDWPLARGIRELTKCYTIVSGTGYGNV
- a CDS encoding Putative GDP-L-fucose synthase (Evidence 3 : Putative function from multiple computational evidences; MaGe:77308352), whose protein sequence is MTGPLLVTGGTGLLGSAIRKLRPDAIFLSRADGDLRDRSVAHRLLEQIRPAQILHLAGVVGGVKTNAANNSRFFEENVLINTAVLSAARSLGVQRLISFLSSCAFPIFTDRATTEIDLQTALPYAGNAGYGYAKRMLDLHTRLVAKEEGWQWTTLTPVTIYGPQDSFDSESSHVVGALIHRCWLAKTTGAPFIVWGSGRAVRQFVFVDDVAKIVVDAIQRSSDSLTTIIAPDSGITIRTLAETIASVMDYTGPMVFDATQPEGVLVKRLRSATFSDRFPACRFTSLRHGLETTVRWFMRQASSREHIADGSRPFSHQF
- a CDS encoding Aminotransferase class I/II-fold pyridoxal phosphate-dependent enzyme (MaGe:77308353), which produces MEGRHAAPQTLNPRWCLAYDTIDRQDIDRLVEWLHTYPRLTKGPITVEFESRWSQWLGDSHSVFCNSGSSANLLMYYALLASGRLRNKKVIVPSVGWVTSIAPAIQFGFEPIMCEADPDTFGLDLNHLEELLKQHQPQTVMLVQVLGVPHKMRELMALKERYGFLLLEDACAAIGASYDGQKVGSFGDMASFSFYFGHQMSTIEGGMVSTNDKELADLLLMLRSHGWSKDLGPETHRALVTQYQIDDFHSPFVFYEPGFNLRSTDLNAFIGIGQVEKLDWMTEQRRANHARYLDRLSSSFYAQRPPKNSQVASISVGLLAESRQQRQRIVHALVTRGIETRIFSAGNLGLHPFWVNRYGAASFPVADRIHHCGFFLPNHAALTPDDVATISQVVLEAA